In Campylobacter anatolicus, one DNA window encodes the following:
- a CDS encoding DUF2303 family protein, producing the protein MQKELNEYIVPNIEIDSKKRAVIVHKDYMLRDELLKEPLRNSYCINALDIDSFVGLVNEYKESSSKLFFDDKSIKCIVDFNTKDKAEFCEKRIGLNLAYTPFYSGFIQSLDMNLSQRDFIFLLKSLFMYITKIDGRPNDNMDVIELAQSLQAVKKFDSIQKNTSSKISLDVEIKSGAKENLTLPNKITFKLPIYEADVSLMGEFEVELFVDIKNDSEFSIKLICYTAEIIRREVLNQLVKNIQEKCDDVTAYKASLI; encoded by the coding sequence ATGCAAAAAGAACTAAATGAATACATAGTGCCAAACATAGAAATAGACAGCAAAAAAAGAGCCGTCATAGTCCATAAAGACTATATGCTAAGAGATGAGTTGCTAAAAGAGCCATTAAGAAATAGTTACTGCATAAACGCTCTTGATATTGATAGCTTTGTAGGGCTAGTAAATGAATACAAAGAGTCAAGCTCAAAGCTATTTTTTGATGATAAGAGTATAAAGTGCATAGTGGATTTTAACACCAAGGATAAAGCAGAGTTTTGTGAAAAACGCATAGGGCTAAACTTAGCCTACACGCCGTTTTACTCAGGTTTTATTCAGAGTTTAGATATGAATTTATCACAAAGAGATTTTATATTCTTGCTTAAGTCTTTGTTTATGTATATCACTAAGATAGATGGTAGGCCAAACGACAATATGGATGTTATTGAGTTAGCCCAAAGCTTACAAGCGGTTAAGAAATTTGATAGCATTCAAAAAAATACTAGCTCAAAGATAAGCCTAGATGTAGAGATAAAATCAGGTGCAAAAGAAAACTTAACATTGCCAAACAAGATAACATTTAAACTACCTATTTATGAAGCCGACGTTAGCCTGATGGGCGAGTTTGAAGTGGAGCTATTTGTAGATATTAAAAACGATAGCGAGTTTAGCATAAAGCTTATTTGCTATACGGCAGAGATAATAAGGCGTGAAGTTTTAAACCAGCTTGTAAAAAACATACAAGAAAAGTGTGATGACGTAACGGCTTATAAGGCTAGTTTGATTTGA
- a CDS encoding XRE family transcriptional regulator — MELSLRMKEYRDLYGWTQNDLSEKSGISISTIKKYEAGAVENFTYENLKKISSAFNVTPSDFLDEFLSVNLSDNHKKFVDQSVSQSQNLSVNLSDNPSNLKNSHKQTNIISIPYFEDTYASAGNGVINYDEAPVIMDFDEEFLRMFLRISGNISNMHIINSRGDSMEPTITSGELLFINPMQNESGLISGCIYIINYDGDIFVKRVEKNPVTKAITLFSDNEKYDPIIIEKHNLEHCYIIGRVVSHMKRA; from the coding sequence ATGGAACTTTCTTTGAGAATGAAAGAATACAGGGATTTGTACGGTTGGACACAAAACGATTTATCTGAGAAATCAGGAATATCAATATCTACTATCAAAAAATACGAAGCTGGTGCGGTTGAAAATTTTACTTATGAAAATTTAAAAAAAATATCATCAGCTTTTAATGTAACACCATCAGATTTTTTAGATGAATTTTTGTCCGTCAATCTGTCCGACAATCACAAAAAATTTGTCGACCAATCTGTCTCCCAATCACAAAATTTGTCCGTCAATCTGTCCGACAATCCATCTAATCTTAAAAACTCACACAAACAAACAAATATAATATCCATACCATACTTCGAAGACACCTATGCAAGTGCCGGAAATGGTGTAATTAACTACGATGAAGCTCCTGTTATTATGGACTTTGATGAAGAATTTTTAAGAATGTTTTTACGCATAAGTGGCAATATATCAAACATGCACATAATAAACTCTCGTGGCGATAGTATGGAGCCTACCATTACAAGTGGAGAGCTATTGTTTATAAATCCAATGCAAAACGAGAGTGGGCTAATTAGCGGCTGTATATACATTATAAACTATGACGGCGATATTTTTGTAAAACGCGTCGAAAAAAACCCTGTCACAAAAGCTATAACTTTATTTTCAGATAATGAAAAGTATGATCCTATAATAATAGAAAAGCACAACTTGGAGCATTGCTATATAATAGGCAGGGTTGTATCGCATATGAAAAGAGCTTAA
- a CDS encoding Mu transposase C-terminal domain-containing protein: MWVNSKEAAEILGVKYDALQKATRRSEKSGKKFCSIKFHKLYFEYIDGRGGASGKILQIWLDDNIVNNTKGKSDENSSDRANPSKGFNKVNANAREKGAGTNAGVHKEYAEQRVSNSCNANGCVWLESKESVDGCFVYNLHDNHSISSNILIDKKANRQSSVNESDKTDICNFVTSADNFNNSSCPMDYKWSLQNEEVSDKSIVEKVYECEAVDNSNKLPLIATCSDKKRKAAFEKYNVIKEWENAKGKIKEADFIEYINSKNICSIKLTSNKLYDWQRKYKNGGLDALVDERTNNKTLMLEALGLKDYAIKLIHAQQGRINVTNIYNLLNYEAIKSGQFNLEAFNGKKDEIVSYEVVYRFVKNYLNKNKLLKNIILYGEDGAISRGLPSLGISNWAVDSINQIVEIDASPLDLICNASDICDMIGFNAVNNIFKDKDEFETYVKEWQKRYTIIALIDTYSGVATFHISDTENSVGIARAVAKYILRYGKPAVIKGDNGKAFKSEHISSVMSALEIEYRAVRAYSGWLKPYVERNFRALQHNFTANLAGFIGHNITQRQAIEFFYSKKERRLKKGYKTNLRELKNLQQVQSLMDMYSEKFLNTRYLERLEMSVCEAYNQKAHEAVAMDAISLSARLSKRELKSVNKKGVSVDNLYYQSPDLFNYERVWVNKNIDNNHECFVWDNENNFIGVAVVLDDKVGVSVEVAKAGAKLFNKRLKETKEAKTIATNEIREDFINFIENIEVKEAIKPSVKAVNSESRLIGIANQKAKSVIKNEALSDEILNVAGSDIKKCKKHKGWEHFGVK, encoded by the coding sequence ATGTGGGTAAATTCTAAAGAGGCGGCGGAAATTTTGGGTGTAAAATATGATGCCTTGCAAAAAGCAACGCGTCGTTCAGAGAAGTCTGGTAAAAAATTTTGCTCTATAAAGTTCCATAAATTATACTTTGAATACATCGACGGACGCGGTGGTGCTTCAGGAAAAATCCTTCAAATCTGGCTAGACGATAACATAGTAAACAACACAAAAGGAAAATCAGATGAAAACAGTAGTGATAGAGCAAACCCAAGCAAAGGGTTTAATAAAGTTAATGCAAACGCAAGAGAAAAGGGGGCAGGCACAAACGCAGGAGTTCATAAAGAGTATGCAGAGCAAAGGGTTTCAAATAGCTGTAACGCCAATGGGTGTGTATGGCTGGAAAGTAAAGAGAGCGTAGATGGATGCTTTGTTTATAATTTGCATGACAATCATAGCATTAGCAGTAATATACTCATAGATAAAAAAGCAAATAGACAAAGTAGCGTAAATGAGAGTGATAAAACAGATATTTGCAACTTTGTTACTAGTGCTGATAATTTCAATAATAGTTCTTGTCCTATGGATTATAAATGGAGTTTACAGAATGAAGAGGTAAGTGACAAATCCATAGTAGAAAAAGTATATGAGTGCGAGGCAGTGGATAATAGTAATAAACTACCGCTTATAGCTACTTGCTCTGATAAGAAAAGAAAGGCTGCCTTTGAAAAATATAATGTTATCAAAGAGTGGGAAAACGCCAAAGGCAAGATAAAGGAAGCTGATTTTATAGAGTATATAAACTCAAAAAATATATGTTCTATAAAGCTAACATCAAACAAATTATACGACTGGCAAAGAAAGTATAAAAATGGTGGCTTAGATGCATTAGTCGATGAGCGAACGAACAATAAAACGCTAATGTTAGAGGCTTTAGGTTTAAAAGACTACGCTATAAAATTAATCCACGCACAGCAAGGCAGGATAAACGTAACAAACATATACAATTTGCTTAATTATGAGGCTATTAAAAGTGGTCAATTCAATCTTGAAGCATTTAATGGCAAAAAAGATGAGATTGTAAGCTATGAGGTTGTTTATCGCTTTGTTAAAAATTATCTTAATAAAAACAAACTGCTTAAAAATATAATCCTTTACGGTGAGGATGGAGCTATTAGTCGTGGGTTACCTTCCCTTGGCATAAGCAACTGGGCGGTGGATAGTATAAATCAAATAGTAGAAATAGATGCATCACCGCTTGATTTAATATGCAATGCCTCCGACATCTGCGATATGATAGGGTTTAACGCCGTAAATAACATATTTAAAGATAAAGATGAGTTTGAAACATACGTCAAAGAGTGGCAAAAACGCTACACCATAATTGCTTTAATAGATACCTACTCTGGCGTTGCGACATTTCATATATCAGATACTGAAAACAGCGTAGGCATAGCAAGAGCGGTAGCTAAATACATACTAAGATATGGCAAACCAGCTGTGATTAAGGGCGATAACGGCAAAGCCTTTAAGAGCGAGCATATAAGCTCTGTTATGAGTGCATTAGAAATTGAGTATAGAGCAGTGCGGGCTTATAGCGGATGGCTAAAACCTTATGTTGAGAGAAATTTTAGGGCGTTACAACATAATTTTACCGCAAATTTAGCAGGTTTTATCGGACACAACATCACTCAAAGACAAGCTATTGAATTTTTCTACTCTAAAAAAGAGAGACGACTTAAAAAAGGCTATAAGACAAACCTAAGAGAACTTAAAAATTTACAGCAAGTACAAAGCCTAATGGATATGTATAGCGAAAAGTTTTTAAATACTCGCTACCTAGAAAGACTTGAGATGAGCGTGTGTGAAGCTTACAATCAAAAAGCACATGAAGCAGTAGCAATGGACGCGATAAGTCTAAGTGCAAGGCTAAGCAAAAGGGAGCTAAAAAGCGTAAATAAAAAGGGTGTTAGTGTGGATAATCTTTACTATCAAAGTCCGGATTTATTTAACTATGAACGCGTTTGGGTAAATAAAAATATAGACAATAACCACGAGTGCTTTGTATGGGATAATGAGAATAATTTTATAGGTGTTGCAGTGGTGCTTGATGATAAAGTAGGCGTTAGTGTTGAAGTCGCAAAGGCCGGTGCTAAACTCTTTAACAAACGCTTAAAAGAAACCAAAGAGGCTAAAACTATCGCAACAAATGAAATAAGAGAAGATTTTATAAATTTTATAGAGAATATAGAGGTTAAGGAAGCGATAAAACCTAGCGTAAAGGCGGTAAATAGTGAAAGCAGACTTATAGGTATTGCCAACCAAAAGGCTAAGTCTGTGATTAAAAATGAGGCATTAAGCGATGAGATACTTAATGTAGCCGGTAGTGATATTAAAAAGTGTAAAAAACATAAAGGGTGGGAGCATTTTGGAGTTAAATAA
- a CDS encoding sigma factor-like helix-turn-helix DNA-binding protein, producing MTYAQIAVILGLSTERVRQIEKRAIAKLTHPKNKKLWGNIKDSLIELEKERAKRDNESEITR from the coding sequence ATGACATACGCTCAAATAGCTGTTATTTTAGGGCTTAGCACAGAGAGAGTAAGACAGATAGAAAAACGAGCTATTGCAAAACTTACTCATCCTAAAAATAAAAAGCTATGGGGAAATATAAAAGATAGTTTAATAGAGCTTGAAAAAGAGAGAGCTAAAAGAGATAATGAAAGCGAGATAACTAGATGA
- a CDS encoding AAA family ATPase, translated as MKEIIDKLNEFLKESKISASALARAIGVSSAAISQFRQGVYKGDTKSVAIKVEKYINNYQIKSETKSTVLKDEIFASKDAKMAKFVINEAINEREIALVYGSAGTGKTTILKEFAKNSPNAVLIEATCHTTAKVLLEELCEALKIDGANSINAKLKAVARFLKDNDKIILIDEAEHLPLRALEDLRRIYDFSRTTMILCGTEILLNNLMGKNKELRQLYSRICGKWCMQGLSEAECESFYGSGIYEYSKGNFRSSAKLYKKALRLAQLNECELDNEIIANATQMVILG; from the coding sequence ATGAAAGAAATCATAGATAAACTCAATGAGTTTTTAAAAGAAAGCAAGATAAGTGCTTCAGCTTTGGCTCGTGCAATTGGTGTTAGTAGTGCAGCAATAAGTCAATTCAGACAAGGAGTATACAAAGGTGATACCAAAAGTGTTGCTATAAAGGTAGAAAAATACATAAATAACTACCAAATTAAAAGCGAGACAAAAAGCACCGTGCTAAAAGATGAAATTTTTGCTAGCAAAGATGCAAAAATGGCAAAGTTTGTCATCAATGAGGCTATAAATGAGCGTGAGATAGCTCTTGTGTATGGCAGTGCAGGCACAGGAAAAACAACTATACTTAAAGAATTTGCAAAAAATAGCCCAAATGCAGTGCTAATAGAGGCTACTTGTCACACTACGGCTAAGGTGCTTCTTGAAGAGCTTTGTGAGGCACTAAAGATAGATGGTGCAAATAGTATAAATGCAAAACTAAAGGCTGTGGCTAGGTTTTTAAAAGATAACGACAAGATAATCTTAATAGATGAAGCAGAGCATCTGCCTTTAAGAGCCTTAGAGGACTTAAGGCGAATTTATGACTTTTCGCGTACTACGATGATACTTTGTGGGACTGAGATACTGCTAAATAACCTAATGGGCAAGAATAAGGAGTTAAGGCAACTTTACTCACGCATATGCGGTAAGTGGTGCATGCAAGGACTAAGCGAGGCGGAGTGTGAGAGCTTTTATGGTAGCGGAATATATGAGTATAGCAAAGGTAACTTTAGAAGCTCTGCGAAGCTATATAAAAAGGCACTAAGACTAGCACAACTTAATGAGTGTGAGCTTGATAATGAGATCATAGCAAATGCTACACAAATGGTAATACTAGGATAA